One genomic region from Gopherus flavomarginatus isolate rGopFla2 chromosome 20, rGopFla2.mat.asm, whole genome shotgun sequence encodes:
- the ERFL gene encoding ETS domain-containing transcription factor ERF-like, with translation MNYDKLSRALRYYYNKRILHKTKGKRFTYKFNFSKVVLVNYPLLEVGSAPVLLASCPGGAHGPDCPPLTPETLQSLFSSPRLGDAPGRGPLFERQAESEKLRLDSAIPFLGSGVSGYSKPPLLAPYGRTPPFPEYPWNFNPYLSSAFPLSSSKLPASLYSPHFYPNPLAQLPTPVSLLAGEGAERGPLGPAAMPRLCLPPHGATLPLRGEGHGLGGREREVLGDRGSSPPGGPKEDPGSDSELEITDLSECSSENESGPESPELKLGALEGAPGAAGGPVKEGKSPTGT, from the exons ATGAACTACGACAAGCTGAGCCGGGCGctgag gtatTACTACAACAAGCGGATCCTGCACAAGACGAAGGGGAAACGCTTCACCTACAAGTTCAACTTCAGCAAGGTGGTGCTGGTGAACTACCCGCTGCTGGAGGTGGGCAGCGCCCCCGTCCTGCTGGCCTCCTGCCCCGGGGGGGCGCACGGCCCCGACTGCCCGCCCCTCACCCCCGAG acccttcagtccctcttctcCAGCCCCCGCCTGGGGGACGCCCCCGGACGCGGCCCCCTCTTCGAGCGCCAAGCCGAGAGCGAGAAGCTGCGGCTGGACTCAGCCATCCCCTTCCTGGGCTCAG GTGTCTCCGGCTATTCAAAGCCCCCCTTGCTGGCCCCCTATGGCAGGACACCCCCCTTCCCCGAGTACCCCTGGAATTTTAACCCCTACCTCTCCAGCGCCTTCCCCCTCAGCAGCTCCAAGCTCCCCGCCTCCCTCTACTCCCCCCATTTCTACCCCAACCCACTGGCCCAGCTGCCGACCCCTGTCTCCctgctggcgggggagggggccgagagggGGCCCCTGGGCCCAGCAGCCATGCCCCGTCTGTGCCTGCCCCCCCACGGTGCCACCCTGCCCCTGAGGGGCGAGGGCCatgggctgggggggcgggagagggaggtgctgggggaccgggggtcaagccccccagggggccccaaggAGGATCCAGGCTCCGACTCGGAGCTGGAGATCACGGATCTGAGCGAGTGCAGCTCAGAGAATGAGTCGGGTCCCGAGAGCCCGGAGCTGAAACTGGGGGCGCTGGAGGGGGCGCCAGGGGCTGCCGGGGGCCCAGTCAAGGAGGGGAAGAGCCCGACGGGAACCTGA